From Chryseobacterium salivictor, a single genomic window includes:
- a CDS encoding ABC transporter ATP-binding protein → MKPLKRILSIAKPHQRYLYGSILFNLLYSLLQIFSIVTMLPILRILFKLDKEVDTTTAPAYSGKFGDYFGYLKDMAYYKIQLNINEHGAIQVLAILCGITAVAFLLRNLFRYLGSYLLVNYRVGITKDLRTAMYNKFLKLPVSFFTEQRKGDMMSRISNDIGAVESGIMGSLVDVLNAPFMIIASLITLFILSPQLTLFSLLVFPIMGLIIAWVGKSLKRHATASQEELGNLFSLVDETLKSSKVIKIFNADKILKNRFNKTTDNWRKYAIGMSRRRELASPMSEFLGSVTLLIITWFAGTEIINGTNKDPVTFLAFIGVFFQILDPAKKLSNAFSSIQGGMASLDRVSEVLDYDLKIDEIPNPTPISTLKNQIEFKNIGFYYDKDNVILKNFNLTVYKGKTVALVGQSGSGKTTIANLLARFYDVSEGEILVDGENIKNLKVKDYRHLLGMVTQESVLFNDSVFNNILMGKPDATEEEVMAAAKIANAHEFINNLPEKYYTNIGDDGNKLSGGQKQRVSIARAVLKNPPIMILDEATSALDTESERFVQDALEKMMENRTSLVIAHRLSTIQKADWIVVMERGIIAEQGTHQELYEKNGIYRKLVDLQNFE, encoded by the coding sequence ATGAAACCATTAAAACGTATTCTTTCCATCGCGAAACCTCATCAAAGATACCTTTACGGAAGTATTCTTTTTAATCTTCTCTATTCATTACTACAGATTTTTTCCATCGTAACCATGCTTCCGATTCTGCGGATTTTATTCAAACTGGATAAAGAAGTTGATACGACGACTGCTCCTGCTTATAGCGGCAAATTCGGGGATTATTTTGGGTATCTGAAAGATATGGCTTATTATAAAATCCAGCTCAACATCAATGAGCATGGTGCGATTCAGGTTTTAGCAATACTTTGTGGCATTACCGCAGTGGCGTTTCTGCTCCGGAATCTTTTCAGGTATTTGGGTTCCTATCTATTAGTGAATTATCGGGTCGGGATTACCAAAGATTTGCGGACCGCGATGTATAATAAATTCCTGAAACTGCCGGTTTCCTTTTTTACCGAACAGCGAAAAGGCGATATGATGTCGAGAATATCAAATGATATAGGTGCCGTTGAAAGCGGAATTATGGGAAGTTTGGTGGATGTTCTGAATGCTCCTTTTATGATCATTGCGTCATTGATTACTTTATTTATACTCTCTCCCCAATTGACTTTGTTTTCGCTGCTGGTATTTCCGATCATGGGTTTAATCATTGCGTGGGTCGGGAAAAGTTTAAAAAGACATGCAACAGCATCACAGGAAGAATTAGGAAATTTGTTTTCTTTGGTGGATGAAACCTTGAAATCTTCTAAAGTCATTAAAATTTTTAATGCCGATAAAATCCTGAAAAACAGATTCAATAAGACTACTGACAATTGGCGGAAATATGCGATTGGCATGAGCCGCAGAAGAGAATTGGCCTCCCCAATGAGCGAATTCCTGGGTTCCGTTACGCTTCTGATCATCACCTGGTTTGCCGGAACAGAAATTATCAACGGAACGAATAAAGATCCTGTAACTTTCCTTGCATTTATCGGTGTGTTTTTCCAGATATTAGATCCGGCAAAGAAATTATCAAATGCTTTTTCGTCTATTCAAGGCGGTATGGCGAGTTTGGACCGTGTTTCTGAAGTTTTAGATTACGATTTGAAGATTGATGAAATCCCAAATCCAACACCTATTTCGACCTTAAAAAATCAAATTGAATTTAAAAATATCGGTTTTTACTACGACAAAGACAATGTGATTTTAAAAAATTTCAACCTGACTGTTTACAAAGGAAAAACCGTTGCTTTGGTCGGTCAGTCCGGTTCCGGAAAAACAACGATTGCGAATTTATTAGCGCGTTTTTATGATGTTTCAGAAGGCGAAATCCTGGTGGATGGGGAGAATATTAAAAATTTGAAAGTAAAAGATTACCGACACCTTTTAGGAATGGTAACTCAGGAATCGGTCTTATTTAATGATTCGGTCTTCAATAATATTTTAATGGGAAAACCCGATGCTACCGAAGAAGAAGTAATGGCAGCCGCGAAAATTGCCAATGCGCACGAGTTTATCAACAACTTACCGGAAAAATATTACACCAATATCGGTGACGACGGAAACAAACTTTCCGGCGGACAAAAACAAAGGGTTTCTATTGCCAGAGCCGTTCTGAAAAACCCTCCAATCATGATTCTGGATGAAGCCACTTCCGCTTTGGATACCGAAAGCGAAAGATTCGTACAGGATGCTTTAGAAAAAATGATGGAAAACCGAACTTCTTTGGTCATCGCTCACCGGCTTTCAACCATTCAAAAAGCAGACTGGATCGTGGTAATGGAACGCGGAATTATCGCAGAACAGGGAACCCATCAGGAGTTGTACGAAAAAAACGGAATCTACAGAAAACTGGTTGATTTACAGAATTTCGAGTAA
- a CDS encoding M28 family metallopeptidase, with translation MNKFLLLILLGASSSLFSQKVSRERVIEVLSHLASDEMKGRETGTPENDAAALYIAKKFAENNLSFCFGDSYLVPFEYKGKVVYNVCGIKKGESEKTIAFSAHFDHIGTSDKTEDKVFNGADDNASGVTAVIGLADYFKTGKTDFSLMYIAFNGEEKGMKGSKAIVDIPNLQEQHQNISALFNFEMIATVSQFGPNTLYMTGDGFSDLDELFNGNAVNNLKIYPDPYLKQKLFYRSDNVSFVKKKIIAHSLSTVDMSKAKHYHQLNDDLEIVDFDNLTQLINNFGKTVEKLTPKNFKPIYNNTVNFN, from the coding sequence ATGAATAAATTTCTCCTTCTTATTTTACTCGGCGCTTCCTCCTCATTGTTTTCCCAAAAAGTTTCAAGGGAAAGAGTAATCGAAGTCCTGTCACACCTGGCCTCAGATGAAATGAAAGGCCGCGAAACCGGAACACCGGAAAATGATGCTGCTGCCCTATATATTGCTAAAAAATTCGCAGAAAATAACCTCAGCTTCTGTTTTGGCGATTCTTATTTAGTTCCGTTTGAATACAAAGGAAAGGTCGTATATAATGTATGTGGAATTAAAAAAGGGGAAAGTGAAAAAACCATCGCGTTCTCTGCGCATTTCGATCACATTGGCACCAGTGACAAAACGGAAGATAAAGTATTTAACGGTGCTGATGATAATGCAAGCGGTGTAACTGCTGTCATCGGTTTGGCTGATTATTTTAAAACAGGAAAAACCGATTTTTCGCTGATGTATATTGCATTCAACGGAGAGGAAAAAGGAATGAAAGGATCCAAAGCGATTGTTGATATTCCGAACCTGCAGGAACAGCATCAAAATATATCAGCCCTATTTAATTTTGAAATGATTGCAACGGTTTCCCAATTTGGCCCGAATACATTGTATATGACCGGTGACGGGTTTTCTGACCTCGATGAACTTTTTAACGGGAATGCCGTGAATAATTTAAAAATCTACCCTGATCCGTACCTGAAACAAAAGCTTTTTTACCGCTCCGACAATGTAAGTTTTGTAAAGAAGAAAATAATTGCACACTCATTATCAACCGTGGATATGTCCAAAGCAAAACATTATCACCAACTGAATGACGATTTGGAAATTGTTGATTTCGATAATCTAACTCAACTCATTAATAATTTTGGCAAAACCGTTGAAAAATTAACTCCGAAAAACTTTAAACCAATCTATAATAATACGGTAAATTTTAATTAA
- a CDS encoding DUF4293 family protein has product MLQRIQTVWIFLAILGAVFLLITGQDFSLFGSVPFISIACVALMLLQCISILSYKNRKRQIQLNTISVIINALLLGLLAYWLLTLSGGIDFPEKGIEPVFPLLSMICLLIANVYIRKDERLVKSVDRLR; this is encoded by the coding sequence ATGTTGCAGAGAATACAGACTGTATGGATATTTCTGGCGATTTTAGGCGCCGTGTTTTTGTTGATCACAGGACAGGACTTTTCCCTTTTCGGATCTGTCCCTTTTATATCCATAGCGTGTGTTGCGCTCATGCTTTTGCAATGCATCAGTATCTTAAGTTATAAAAACCGCAAAAGACAAATTCAGCTGAATACCATCAGTGTAATTATAAACGCCTTGTTGCTCGGTTTATTGGCGTATTGGCTACTCACTTTATCCGGAGGAATCGATTTTCCTGAGAAGGGTATTGAGCCTGTTTTCCCGTTATTATCCATGATATGTTTGCTCATAGCAAATGTATATATACGGAAAGACGAAAGGCTCGTAAAATCTGTAGACAGACTCCGCTAA
- the rho gene encoding transcription termination factor Rho — MFNIETLRSKSNADLTKITSDLGVKIAKNSSENDKIFAILDFQASNTKVVKDYYSATETPMNKEEPKTPAPKKPAVKKPTPKKKVEKPVEDSAETQKEEPKEVPAKNSEDIKEVPVKAEAEKSAEHSETDQPKAAAQIQQKKKRQRVAPPKTETENTEKEVVAEAETPIEAKPEPPKNQNSNPNSSGNGNPNQNGNPNQNQSGNGNPNQGGNPNKQPQHQHKNPNQHKNPNQNKNQQSGESNEEPARKEFNFDGMVTIEGVLEILPDNYGFLRSSDFSYISSPDDVYVSTNQIRNYALKTGDTVKGIVRLPKEGEKYFSLLKPTEVNGRDLEFIKDRVAFEFLTPLFPEEKFNLTGKNATPSTRIVDLFTPIGKGQRAMIVAQPKTGKTMLLKEIANSISANHPEAYMMILLIDERPEEVTDMERSVNAEVIASTFDEPAEKHVKVANLVLSKAQRMVECGHDVVILLDSITRLARAYNTVTPASGKILSGGVDANALHKPKRFFGAARNIEGGGSLTIIATALIDTGSKMDEVIFEEFKGTGNMELQLDRKIANKRIYPAIDLTSSSTRRDDLLLEDTVQQRMWILRKYLADMNPVEAMEFVNRSIKQTLNNEEFLMSMNR, encoded by the coding sequence ATGTTCAACATTGAAACATTAAGGTCAAAATCCAATGCAGATTTGACTAAAATCACAAGCGATCTGGGCGTTAAAATTGCTAAAAATAGCTCTGAAAACGATAAGATTTTTGCTATTTTGGATTTTCAAGCATCCAATACAAAAGTAGTGAAAGATTACTACAGCGCGACAGAAACTCCTATGAATAAAGAAGAACCAAAAACTCCGGCACCCAAAAAGCCAGCAGTTAAAAAACCAACTCCGAAAAAGAAAGTAGAAAAACCTGTAGAGGATTCTGCCGAAACTCAGAAAGAAGAACCTAAAGAAGTTCCTGCGAAAAATTCTGAGGATATAAAAGAAGTTCCTGTGAAGGCCGAAGCGGAAAAGAGCGCTGAACATTCAGAAACTGACCAGCCTAAAGCAGCAGCTCAGATTCAACAGAAGAAAAAAAGACAACGTGTCGCTCCGCCAAAAACGGAGACTGAAAATACAGAAAAAGAAGTGGTTGCAGAAGCCGAAACTCCGATAGAAGCCAAGCCAGAACCACCTAAAAATCAAAACTCCAATCCCAACTCATCCGGAAACGGAAATCCAAATCAAAACGGAAATCCAAACCAAAATCAGTCAGGCAACGGAAATCCAAATCAGGGCGGAAACCCAAATAAACAACCGCAGCACCAGCACAAGAATCCCAATCAGCATAAAAATCCTAACCAAAATAAAAATCAACAAAGCGGTGAATCCAACGAAGAGCCTGCCAGAAAAGAATTTAATTTTGACGGAATGGTCACCATTGAAGGCGTACTGGAAATCCTTCCGGACAACTACGGTTTCCTACGTTCCTCCGATTTTTCCTATATTTCTTCTCCAGACGATGTGTATGTATCTACGAACCAGATTAGAAATTATGCTTTAAAAACAGGAGACACCGTAAAAGGAATTGTAAGATTACCGAAAGAAGGTGAAAAATATTTCTCCTTATTAAAACCTACAGAAGTTAACGGCAGAGATCTCGAGTTTATTAAAGACCGCGTTGCTTTCGAATTTTTAACGCCTCTTTTCCCGGAAGAAAAATTTAATTTAACGGGGAAAAACGCGACACCTTCTACCAGAATTGTTGATTTATTTACACCGATTGGAAAAGGTCAGCGAGCAATGATCGTAGCGCAACCGAAAACGGGTAAAACAATGTTGCTGAAAGAAATTGCAAATTCAATTTCAGCCAATCATCCGGAAGCTTATATGATGATTTTACTCATCGATGAAAGACCGGAAGAGGTAACCGATATGGAAAGAAGTGTCAATGCGGAAGTAATCGCTTCTACATTTGATGAGCCAGCTGAAAAACACGTAAAAGTGGCGAATTTGGTTTTATCGAAAGCACAGAGAATGGTGGAATGCGGGCATGATGTCGTTATTTTACTGGATTCTATCACGCGTTTGGCGAGAGCTTACAATACGGTAACTCCGGCTTCAGGGAAAATTTTATCGGGTGGAGTTGATGCCAATGCTTTGCATAAACCGAAAAGATTCTTCGGTGCCGCCAGAAATATTGAAGGCGGTGGTTCATTAACCATTATTGCAACAGCACTGATTGACACTGGTTCTAAAATGGATGAAGTGATTTTCGAAGAGTTTAAAGGAACCGGAAATATGGAACTGCAACTCGACCGAAAAATTGCCAACAAAAGAATTTACCCGGCTATTGATTTAACTTCTTCCAGTACAAGAAGAGATGATTTACTTTTAGAAGACACCGTTCAGCAAAGAATGTGGATTTTAAGAAAATATTTGGCCGATATGAACCCGGTAGAAGCGATGGAATTTGTCAACAGAAGTATTAAGCAGACTTTGAATAATGAAGAGTTCTTAATGTCTATGAACAGATAA
- a CDS encoding superoxide dismutase — MSFELPKLGYAYDALEPTIDAKTMEIHYTKHHQAYIDNLNKAIAGTDLEGKSIEEICKTGTDKMAVRNNGGGHFNHSLFWEILTPGGSKEPVGNVKAAIDAYGGFEKFKTDFSEAAKTRFGSGWAWLCKKADGSVAVCSSPNQDNPLMPVADCQGVPVLGIDVWEHAYYLHYQNRRPDYISAFFDIVNWDKVEEKFNK; from the coding sequence ATGTCATTCGAATTACCAAAATTAGGATACGCGTACGACGCACTGGAGCCCACTATTGATGCAAAAACAATGGAAATCCACTACACAAAACACCATCAGGCTTATATTGACAACCTCAATAAAGCAATTGCAGGAACAGATTTAGAGGGAAAATCTATCGAAGAAATCTGTAAAACCGGAACAGATAAAATGGCGGTGAGAAATAATGGCGGTGGTCATTTCAACCATTCCCTTTTCTGGGAAATTCTAACTCCAGGAGGCAGCAAAGAACCGGTAGGAAATGTAAAAGCTGCAATCGACGCTTATGGTGGTTTTGAGAAATTCAAAACTGATTTCTCTGAAGCAGCAAAAACAAGATTCGGTTCAGGCTGGGCTTGGTTGTGTAAAAAAGCAGATGGATCGGTAGCTGTTTGTTCTTCGCCGAATCAGGATAACCCGCTAATGCCTGTCGCAGATTGCCAGGGAGTACCGGTTTTGGGAATTGATGTTTGGGAACACGCTTATTATTTGCATTATCAAAACAGAAGACCAGATTATATCTCAGCATTTTTTGACATTGTAAACTGGGATAAAGTAGAAGAAAAATTCAATAAGTAG
- a CDS encoding DUF6146 family protein yields MKKLIFLLSILMLSLSCSTQNNAANQNKDNAPIQAQKNEDGEYDLEVLDGQWNYFINAVAKPMNMYSETYLKTKNQFLVSEWNSYYFAGRYRNIIESSIDYDPNIDYGLKFEYKLYQVFAFVKWKYGLKLNGLGATD; encoded by the coding sequence ATGAAAAAACTAATATTTCTCCTTAGTATTCTGATGCTCAGTTTAAGTTGCTCGACCCAAAATAATGCTGCCAATCAGAATAAAGACAATGCTCCAATCCAAGCGCAGAAAAACGAAGATGGTGAATATGATCTTGAAGTTCTTGACGGCCAATGGAACTATTTTATCAATGCGGTTGCCAAACCAATGAATATGTATTCTGAAACTTATCTGAAGACTAAAAACCAATTTCTGGTCAGCGAATGGAATTCCTATTATTTCGCCGGCCGCTACAGAAACATCATTGAATCTTCTATTGATTATGATCCCAACATTGATTACGGGCTGAAATTCGAATACAAACTCTATCAGGTTTTCGCCTTTGTAAAATGGAAATACGGTTTGAAATTAAATGGATTAGGCGCAACTGATTAA
- a CDS encoding endonuclease/exonuclease/phosphatase family protein yields MKKIVCFLCLVTFCISFGQQKGQLRKVATIGFLNVENLWDTIASADYIDGTKDISNPAFHRSVPLDSLKYLETTEEYRGEWSDALLKGKKVVRKQILADDFTANSPKNWNTKNYKIKLANEAKVISEMGAQYTKSAPVIVGLIEVENRQVIEDLIKQPALAKYDYGIIHYNTYDARGIDVALIYQKRRFTPTNSLKKEVKIYYDGKRSYTRDVLVVTGFLDNEKIAIFMNHWPSRSGGEARSLPARNAAAVVLKQQMDSIRLKDPSTKLFAMGDFNDDPVSSSLKNHLKAAWAPKDVSPEMPYLNLMYPLYKKGVASLAYQDAPNLFDQIIVSGNLISDQVGKEYSVYKTEVFAPPYLINREGNWKGYPLRSWNGDKFTGGYSDHFPAFVVVQREAN; encoded by the coding sequence ATGAAAAAAATTGTATGTTTTTTATGCTTAGTCACATTCTGTATTTCTTTCGGTCAACAGAAAGGTCAATTAAGAAAAGTGGCTACTATCGGCTTTTTAAATGTTGAAAATCTTTGGGATACCATAGCGTCTGCAGACTATATTGATGGGACCAAAGACATCAGCAACCCAGCTTTCCACCGAAGCGTGCCTCTGGATTCTTTAAAATACTTAGAAACCACAGAAGAATATCGTGGTGAGTGGAGCGACGCTTTGCTAAAAGGAAAAAAAGTAGTCCGCAAGCAAATTCTTGCTGATGACTTTACTGCAAACAGTCCAAAAAACTGGAACACAAAAAACTACAAGATTAAATTAGCGAATGAGGCAAAAGTTATCTCGGAAATGGGCGCTCAATACACCAAATCTGCACCTGTAATTGTAGGTTTAATTGAAGTTGAAAACAGACAGGTTATCGAAGATCTGATTAAACAGCCTGCCCTTGCCAAATACGATTACGGAATTATCCATTACAATACTTATGACGCAAGAGGAATTGACGTAGCACTGATCTATCAAAAAAGAAGATTTACACCGACCAATTCTTTAAAGAAAGAAGTGAAAATCTATTATGACGGAAAAAGATCTTACACCAGAGATGTATTGGTCGTTACCGGCTTTCTGGATAATGAGAAAATCGCAATTTTTATGAATCACTGGCCATCAAGAAGTGGCGGCGAAGCCCGTTCATTACCTGCAAGAAATGCAGCGGCAGTAGTACTGAAACAGCAGATGGACAGCATTAGATTAAAAGATCCTTCCACCAAACTATTTGCAATGGGAGATTTTAATGATGATCCAGTAAGCTCCAGTTTAAAAAACCATTTGAAAGCAGCATGGGCTCCAAAAGACGTGAGCCCCGAAATGCCTTACTTAAACCTGATGTATCCTTTGTATAAAAAGGGAGTTGCTTCACTGGCATACCAGGACGCCCCGAATTTATTTGACCAAATAATCGTTTCAGGAAATCTGATTTCTGACCAGGTAGGAAAGGAATATTCCGTCTATAAAACCGAAGTATTTGCCCCTCCTTACCTCATCAACAGAGAAGGGAACTGGAAAGGCTATCCTTTGCGTTCCTGGAATGGCGACAAGTTTACCGGCGGCTATAGTGACCACTTCCCCGCATTTGTGGTCGTGCAGCGAGAAGCTAATTAA